A stretch of the Hippoglossus hippoglossus isolate fHipHip1 chromosome 1, fHipHip1.pri, whole genome shotgun sequence genome encodes the following:
- the ccdc85al gene encoding coiled-coil domain containing 85A, like isoform X2 — MEKATPPPQPQLQLSIAKTESPAEDISGLTDEELFKWSKEELVRRLRRSEADKMSVILDHGNLIREVNRSLQLHLNEIRGLKDINQKLQEDNRELRDLCCFLDDDRQKGKRVSREWQRLGRYSASIMRKEVTLYLQKLKELELRQEEVIRENMELKELCLLLDEEKGVVGGGGGGTGSGSVGGAGMGGCRNSIDSQNSLLLVPGQGLLMRDVGDGSSTSSAGSADSSDHPHHKQPHLAAAVGGVGSAGEKRSPELLHKPRCSSISGIGGDRDMSSPDHPTGRHRSTSLEYPYTLPQLSRPRCGSISVPDHSRAIRGLSPEKYGRNVGRRSPEQHPKHHSSDLLLGQRQHFLGQGGSGELFQRHHRSSISSTGCGSPEPRQAHLGTVEHHEKGCVVPGGSPEIHRHQYSMSPDHVKFSSPVRDGQRRPAGDELSPHHRGIYNGMNGEPSNPRRLCNRKWW, encoded by the exons ATGGAGAAAGCCACTCCGCCGCCCCAGCCCCAGCTCCAGCTGTCGATAGCCAAGACGGAAAGTCCGGCGGAGGACATCTCCGGGCTCACGGACGAGGAGCTGTTCAAGTGGTCCAAGGAGGAGCTGGTGCGGCGGCTGAGGCGCTCCGAGGCCGACAAGATGAGCGTGATCCTGGACCACGGCAATCTCATCCGGGAGGTCAACCGCAGCCTCCAGCTGCACCTGAACGAGATCCGGGGGCTGAAG GACATTaaccagaagctgcaggaggacaaCCGTGAGCTGCGGGACTTGTGCTGCTTTCTAGACGATGACCGCCAGAAAGGGAAGCGTGTCTCCAGGGAGTGGCAGCGCCTGGGACGATACAGCGCCAGCATAATGCGCAAAGAGGTGACTCTCTACCTCCAAAAACtcaaggagctggagctgcGACAGGAGGAGGTAATCCGCGAGAACATGGAGCTGAAGGagctgtgtctgctgctggaCGAGGAGAAGGGAGTggtgggtggaggtggtggcGGCACTGGAAGTGGAAGTGTAGGGGGTGCAGGGATGGGAGGGTGCCGCAACTCAATAGACAGCCAGAATAGCTTGCTGCTGGTGCCCGGGCAGGGGCTCCTGATGAGAGATGTAGGGGACGGGAGTAGCACCTCCAGTGCTGGGAGCGCCGACAGCTCCGACCACCCTCATCATAAGCAGCCTCACCTGGCTGCAGCAGTGGGTGGAGTTGGGAGTGCTGGGGAAAAAAGGAGCCCTGAGCTTCTACATAAACCCAGGTGTAGCAGCATCAGTGGAATAGGAGGCGACAGGGATATGTCCAGCCCCGACCACCCCACTGGGCGTCACCGGAGTACAAGCCTGGAGTACCCGTACACCCTGCCCCAGCTCAGCCGACCCCGCTGCGGCTCCATATCCGTGCCTGACCACAGTCGAGCCATACGAGGCCTCAGCCCGGAAAAATACGGGAGGAACGTGGGGCGCCGCAGTCCAGAGCAGCACCCCAAGCACCAcagctctgacctcctcctggGACAGAGGCAGCACTTCCTGGGCCAGGGGGGCAGCGGGGAGCTCTTTCAGAggcaccacaggagcagcatcagcagcacagGCTGTGGGAGCCCCGAGCCCCgacaggcacatttagggacAGTCGAGCATCACGAAAAGGGCTGCGTGGTCCCGGGGGGCAGCCCCGAAATTCACAGGCACCAGTACAGTATGAGCCCTGACCATGTGAAGTTCAGCAGCCCTGTGAGAGATGGGCAGAGGAGGCCGGCTGGAGACGAGCTGTCACCACACCACCGAGGCATCTACAATGGAATGAatg
- the sec23b gene encoding protein transport protein Sec23B, whose translation MATYQEFIQQNEDRDGVRFSWNLWPSSRLEATRLVAPVSCLFTPLKERPDLPPVQYEPVLCSRANCKAVLNPLCQVDFRAKIWACNFCFQRNPFPPSYAGISEVNQPAELMPQFSTIEYIVQRGQPTPLIFLYVVDTCLEEEDLQALKESLQMSLSLLPPNALVGLITFGRMVQVHELSCEGIAKSYVFRGTKDLSAKQIQEMLGLTKPAASAQQGRPLAPQDTAASCRFLQPVHRVDMNLTDLLGELQRDPWPVPQGKRPLRSTGVALSVAVGLLEGTFPNTGARVMLFIGGPPTQGPGMVVGDELKTPIRSWHDIQKDNARHLKKATKYHEALANRAAVNGHSIDIYACALDQTGLLEMKCLSNLTGGHIVMGDSFNTSLFKQTFQRVFSKDYNGDFRMAFGGVMEVKTSRELKICGAIGPCVSLNSKGSCVSENEMGVGGTSQWKVCSLTPSTTLGLYFEVVNQHNAPVPQGGRGAIQFVTQYQHSNTQRRIRVTTIARNWADAQSQIQHIESSFDQEAAAVLMARLGVFRAESEEGPDVLRWLDRQLIRLCQKFGQFNKDDPSSFKLSESLSLYPQFMFHLRRSPFLQVFNNSPDESSYYRHHFVRQDLTQSLIMIQPILYSYSFHGPPEPVLLDSSSILLDRILLMDTFFQLVIYHGETIAQWRKAGYQELTEYENFKQLLLAPLDDAQEILQTRFPMPRYVDTEHGGSQARFLLSKVNPSQTHNNLYAWGQETGAPILTDDVSLQVFMDHLKKLAVSSSA comes from the exons ATGGCGACCTACCAGGAGTTCATCCAACAGAATGAAGACAGGGATGGGGTTAGGTTCAGCTGGAACCTGTGGCCCTCCAGCCGTCTGGAAGCTACCAGGCTGGTGGCCCCGGTCTCCTGCCTCTTCACACCCCTCAAGGAGAGGCCCGACCTGCCACCGGTCCAATACGAACCAGTTCTGTGCAGCCGGGCCAACTGCAAGGCAGTGCTTAACCCACTGTG TCAAGTGGACTTCAGGGCAAAAATATGGGCGTGCAACTTCTGCTTTCAAAGGAACCCT ttCCCTCCCTCTTATGCAGGCATATCAGAAGTGAACCAGCCAGCTGAACTCATGCCGCAGTTTTCCACCATTGAGTACATAGTGCAG CGTGGACAGCCAACACCTCTGATCTTCCTATATGTGGTGGAcacatgtttggaagaggaggaccTTCAGGCCCTCAAGGAGTCCCTGCAGATGTCCCTCAGCCTGCTGCCACCCAATGCCCTGGTGGGCCTAATCACATTCGGACGCATGGTCCAGGTCCATGAGCTCAGCTGTGAGGGGATCGCCAAGAGCTACGTGTTCAGAGGCACAAAGGACCTGTCCGCCAAACAGATCCAG gagaTGCTAGGTTTAACGAAGCCCGCAGCATCAGCACAGCAAGGACGCCCACTGGCCCCTCAGGACACCGCAGCCTCTTGCAG GTTCCTGCAGCCTGTGCACCGGGTCGATATGAATCTGACAGACTTGCTCGGTGAACTTCAGAGGGATCCCTGGCCCGTCCCTCAGGGCAAACGTCCACTCCGCTCCACTGGTGTCGCACTGTCTGTTGCTGTCGGCCTGCTCGAG GGAACATTCCCCAACACAGGGGCTCGTGTGATGCTGTTCATCGGCGGGCCACCCACTCAGGGCCCTGGCATGGTGGTGGGCGACGAGCTGAAAACTCCCATCCGCTCCTGGCACGACATCCAGAAGGACAATGCTCGTCACCTCAAGAAAGCCACCAAG TATCATGAAGCCTTGGCCAATCGCGCAGCAGTAAATGGCCACAGTATCGATATCTACGCTTGTGCCCTGGACCAGACTGGACTTCTGGAGATGAAGTGTTTATCTAATCTCACCGG GGGCCACATTGTGATGGGAGACTCCTTCAATACTTCGCTGTTCAAGCAGACCTTCCAGAGAGTCTTTAGCAAAGACTACAATGGCGACTTCCGCATGGCCTTTGGAGGTGTCATGGAAGTCAAG ACGTCAAGGGAGCTGAAGATTTGCGGGGCCATCGGACCATGCGTTTCACTCAACTCCAAAGGCTCCTGTGTTTCAGAGAAC GAGATGGGCGTCGGTGGCACGAGCCAGTGGAAAGTGTGCAGTCTCACCCCCTCCACCACTTTGGGCCTTTACTTTGAAGTGGTCAATCAG CACAATGCACCAGTCCCCCAAGGTGGCCGAGGGGCGATCCAGTTTGTAACCCAGTACCAGCACTCCAATACACAGAGAAGGATACGAGTCACCACCATCGCCAGGAA CTGGGCAGATGCGCAGTCCCAGATTCAGCACATCGAGTCGTCGTTCGACCAAGAAGCGGCCGCCGTGCTCATGGCTCGCCTGGGAGTCTTCAGAGCCGAGTCGGAGGAGGGACCTGATGTCCTGCGTTGGCTCGACAGGCAGCTCATCCGCCTG TGTCAAAAGTTCGGCCAGTTCAATAAAGATGATCCTTCATCCTTCAAactgtcagagtctctgtcccTCTACCCACAG tTTATGTTCCACCTGCGGCGGTCGCCCTTCCTGCAGGTGTTCAACAACAGCCCAGATGAGTCGTCCTATTACAGGCACCACTTTGTCAGACAGGACCTCACCCAGTCCCTGATCATGATCCAGCCCATCCTCTACTCCTACTCCTTCCATGGACCACCAGAG CCGGTGCTcctggacagcagcagcatcctgctAGATCGAATCCTGCTCATGGACACCTTCTTCCAGCTGGTTATCTACCATGGAGAG ACTATAGCCCAATGGCGAAAGGCAGGCTACCAGGAATTGACGGAGTAcgagaacttcaaacagctgctgctggctcCTCTGGACGACGCCCAGGAGATCCTGCAGACGCGGTTCCCCATGCCGCGCTACGTTGACACGGAGCATGGAGGCTCACAGGCTCGCTTTCTGCTCTCCAAGGTCAACCCATCACAGACCCACAACAACCTCTACGCCTGGGGACAG GAGACTGGAGCCCCGATCCTCACTGACGACGTCAGCCTGCAGGTCTTCATGGACCACTTGAAGAAGCTGGCAGTCTCCAGCTCTGCGTAG
- the LOC117768273 gene encoding germ cell-specific gene 1-like protein, whose amino-acid sequence MKSSRRCRNLLSVSLNFFALFFSITAFITTYWCVGTQRVPKPKCSKLRTHQCIDYGVNETDPNKVVYSWETGDDRFLFRQFHTGIWFSCEENIHDESEMCRSFIDLAPASEKGMLWLSLVSEMLYIILLVVGFSLMCLELVHSSNVIDGLKLNAFAAVFTVLSGLLGMVAHVMYTQVFQVTVSLGPPDWRPYNWDYGWSFCMAWASFTCCMGASVTTLNSYTKTVIEFRHKRKTFEQSIREEHAREAFGYFRDHSVHSISKSVEVYPSQSLKSGRKTPIPADSLDLSDIAASLGEEQC is encoded by the exons ATGAAGTCGAGTCGCCGGTGCAGGAACCTGCTGTCAGTCAGCCTCAACTTCTTCgccctcttcttctccatcaCCGCCTTCATCACCACCTACTGGTGCGTGGGCACGCAGAGGGTCCCCAAGCCCAAGTGCAGCAAGCTGCGCACGCACCAGTGCATCGACTACGGAGTGAACGAGACGGACCCCAACAAGGTGGTGTACAGCTGGGAGACCGGGGACGACCGCTTCCTCTTCCGCCAGTTCCACACCGGCATCTGGTTCTCCTGCGAGGAGAACATCCACgatgaga GTGAGATGTGCCGCAGTTTCATTGATTTGGCCCCTGCATCAGAGAAAG GGATGCTGTGGCTGTCGCTGGTTTCTGAGATGCTGTACATCATTCTGCTGGTGGTGGGCTTCAGCCTCATGTGTTTAGAGCTGGTCCACTCCAGCAACGTCATCGATGGACTCAAGCTCAATGCCTTCGCTGCCGTCTTCACTGTCCTCTCAG gtCTTCTCGGTATGGTGGCTCATGTGATGTACACACAGGTCTTTCAGGTCACCGTCAGCCTCGGTCCACCGGACTGGAGGCCCTACAACTGGGACTACGGCTGGTCCTTCTG CATGGCCTGGGCGTCCTTCACCTGCTGTATGGGTGCGTCAGTCACCACCCTCAACTCGTACACGAAGACCGTCATAGAGTTCAGGCACAAACGTAAGACCTTTGAGCAAAGCATTCGGGAGGAGCACGCAAGGGAGGCTTTCGGATACTTCCGAGATCACTCTGTGCACTCCATCTCCAAATCCGTGGAGGTTTATCCGAGCCAGAGCCTGAAAAGTGGCAGGAAAACTCCCATACCCGCTGACTCTCTGGACCTGAGTGACATTGCAGCATCTTTAGGGGAAGAACAGTGCTGA
- the ccdc85al gene encoding coiled-coil domain containing 85A, like isoform X1, producing MEKATPPPQPQLQLSIAKTESPAEDISGLTDEELFKWSKEELVRRLRRSEADKMSVILDHGNLIREVNRSLQLHLNEIRGLKDINQKLQEDNRELRDLCCFLDDDRQKGKRVSREWQRLGRYSASIMRKEVTLYLQKLKELELRQEEVIRENMELKELCLLLDEEKGVVGGGGGGTGSGSVGGAGMGGCRNSIDSQNSLLLVPGQGLLMRDVGDGSSTSSAGSADSSDHPHHKQPHLAAAVGGVGSAGEKRSPELLHKPRCSSISGIGGDRDMSSPDHPTGRHRSTSLEYPYTLPQLSRPRCGSISVPDHSRAIRGLSPEKYGRNVGRRSPEQHPKHHSSDLLLGQRQHFLGQGGSGELFQRHHRSSISSTGCGSPEPRQAHLGTVEHHEKGCVVPGGSPEIHRHQYSMSPDHVKFSSPVRDGQRRPAGDELSPHHRGIYNGMNALISAGCCTNNCRNVKLWDSFDASS from the exons ATGGAGAAAGCCACTCCGCCGCCCCAGCCCCAGCTCCAGCTGTCGATAGCCAAGACGGAAAGTCCGGCGGAGGACATCTCCGGGCTCACGGACGAGGAGCTGTTCAAGTGGTCCAAGGAGGAGCTGGTGCGGCGGCTGAGGCGCTCCGAGGCCGACAAGATGAGCGTGATCCTGGACCACGGCAATCTCATCCGGGAGGTCAACCGCAGCCTCCAGCTGCACCTGAACGAGATCCGGGGGCTGAAG GACATTaaccagaagctgcaggaggacaaCCGTGAGCTGCGGGACTTGTGCTGCTTTCTAGACGATGACCGCCAGAAAGGGAAGCGTGTCTCCAGGGAGTGGCAGCGCCTGGGACGATACAGCGCCAGCATAATGCGCAAAGAGGTGACTCTCTACCTCCAAAAACtcaaggagctggagctgcGACAGGAGGAGGTAATCCGCGAGAACATGGAGCTGAAGGagctgtgtctgctgctggaCGAGGAGAAGGGAGTggtgggtggaggtggtggcGGCACTGGAAGTGGAAGTGTAGGGGGTGCAGGGATGGGAGGGTGCCGCAACTCAATAGACAGCCAGAATAGCTTGCTGCTGGTGCCCGGGCAGGGGCTCCTGATGAGAGATGTAGGGGACGGGAGTAGCACCTCCAGTGCTGGGAGCGCCGACAGCTCCGACCACCCTCATCATAAGCAGCCTCACCTGGCTGCAGCAGTGGGTGGAGTTGGGAGTGCTGGGGAAAAAAGGAGCCCTGAGCTTCTACATAAACCCAGGTGTAGCAGCATCAGTGGAATAGGAGGCGACAGGGATATGTCCAGCCCCGACCACCCCACTGGGCGTCACCGGAGTACAAGCCTGGAGTACCCGTACACCCTGCCCCAGCTCAGCCGACCCCGCTGCGGCTCCATATCCGTGCCTGACCACAGTCGAGCCATACGAGGCCTCAGCCCGGAAAAATACGGGAGGAACGTGGGGCGCCGCAGTCCAGAGCAGCACCCCAAGCACCAcagctctgacctcctcctggGACAGAGGCAGCACTTCCTGGGCCAGGGGGGCAGCGGGGAGCTCTTTCAGAggcaccacaggagcagcatcagcagcacagGCTGTGGGAGCCCCGAGCCCCgacaggcacatttagggacAGTCGAGCATCACGAAAAGGGCTGCGTGGTCCCGGGGGGCAGCCCCGAAATTCACAGGCACCAGTACAGTATGAGCCCTGACCATGTGAAGTTCAGCAGCCCTGTGAGAGATGGGCAGAGGAGGCCGGCTGGAGACGAGCTGTCACCACACCACCGAGGCATCTACAATGGAATGAatg